In Dermochelys coriacea isolate rDerCor1 chromosome 10, rDerCor1.pri.v4, whole genome shotgun sequence, one DNA window encodes the following:
- the GTF2A2 gene encoding transcription initiation factor IIA subunit 2 → MAYQLYRNTTLGNSLQESLDELIQSQQITPQLALQVLLQFDKAINSALAQRVRNRVNFRGSLNTYRFCDNVWTFVLNDVEFREVTELVKVDKVKIVACDGKNTGSNTAE, encoded by the exons ATGGCGTATCAACTGTATAGAAACACCACATTGGGGAACAGCCTTCAGGAGAGTTTGGATGAGCTCATACAG TCTCAGCAGATCACCCCTCAGCTTGCCCTTCAAGTGCTACTTCAGTTTGACAAGGCTATAAATTCAGCATTGGCACAACGGGTCAGGAACAGAGTCAATTTCAGG GGCTCTCTGAATACATACAGATTCTGTGATAATGTGTGGACTTTTGTACTGAACGATGTTGAATTTAGAGAGGTAACTGAACTCGTGAAAGTGGATAAAGTGAAAATTGTTGCATGTGATGGAAAAA aTACTGGTTCCAATACTGCAGAATGA